The genomic segment CGCAATTTCTCGTCTTCATAACCCAGCCAGCCGGCCGACGTCGTGTAACAGGCGTAGCCTTCCTTTTCGAGGATGGCGATCCGTTCCGCCTTGCCCGCTTCTGCCTTCTTGAGGATAGCGACCGCTTCATCGCGCGTCAGCACGTCGGTGAGATAGCGGTAGTCGACGATATCGGCGATCTCTTCCGGCGACATGTCGGCGACGAGCCGCCAGACCGGCTTGCCGGCCTGTTTGGCGAGCAGATCCCAGACGGCGTTGACGACCGCACCGGTCGCCAGGTGAATGGCGCCCTTTTCGGGGCCTATCCAGCGCAACTGGCTGTCGCTGGTCAGATGCCGCCAGAATTTGCCGGGATGGGCAAGCACCTCGCCGAGATCGGCGCCGACGACGAGGTGGCGCATCGCTTCGATCGCCATGCAGCAAATGTCGTTGCCACGGCCGATGGTGAAGGTCAAGCCATGGCCGGCAAGGCCCGGGACATCCGTGTCGAGAATGACATAGGCGGCCGAATAGTCGGGATCGGGGTTCATCGCATCGGATCCGTCAAGGCTTTGCGAGGTGGGAAAGCGGAGATCGAAGACGCGAAGGTCGGTGATGCGGGTCATGTTGTTCCTCCCGATTTAAGGTGCCAATTGCGATAGCCGGGGTCGGCCGGCACTCTGCCGGCCGCCTCACGAAGCCGACGTCAGATCGTCCAGCCGCCGTCGATGGCGATCGCCTGGCCCGACGTGTAGGTGGCGCCGGCGAGATAGACGGCGAGATCGGCGATCTCTTCCGGCGAACCGAGCCGGCCCATCGGCTGGCGGGCGATGAAGGCGGCGCGGGCCGCATCGTAATCGCCCTGTGCGCGCATGCGGTCCTGCAAGGACGGACTTTCCACCGTGCCGGGGCAGATGGCATTGCAGCGGATGCCTTGAGCAACATAATCGGCGGCGACCGATTTGGTGAGGCCGATGACCGCCGCCTTGGTGACGCCATAGGCGAAGCGATTCGGCACGCCCTTGATGCTGGAAGCGACGGAGGCCATGTTGATGATCGACCCGTCCTTGCGTTCGAGCATGCCGGGCAGCACCGCCCGGATGGTGCGGATCATCGCCTTGACGTTGAGGTCGAAAGCGAATTCGAGATCGGAATCCGGCATTTCCAGAATCGAGCCGGCATGGACGAA from the Rhizobium sp. NXC14 genome contains:
- a CDS encoding SDR family oxidoreductase, producing the protein MTNRLSGKTVLITAAGQGIGRATAAAFAAAGAKVHATDINTDALATLAAETGVFTHKLNVLDGDAVTALVAEIGTVDVLFNCAGFVHAGSILEMPDSDLEFAFDLNVKAMIRTIRAVLPGMLERKDGSIINMASVASSIKGVPNRFAYGVTKAAVIGLTKSVAADYVAQGIRCNAICPGTVESPSLQDRMRAQGDYDAARAAFIARQPMGRLGSPEEIADLAVYLAGATYTSGQAIAIDGGWTI